One part of the Pirellulales bacterium genome encodes these proteins:
- a CDS encoding Gfo/Idh/MocA family oxidoreductase, protein MPPIPPVSRRDFLATSGAATAAVAWTASSYAKIIGANDRIRTAFIGAGGMGSGHLGAINQLKEPDNVEAVAVADCWLSRAQQGASTVGAPHAMQDYRKLLDIKEIDYVTIATPEHWHSRMTIDALDSGKAVYCEKPMTHSIPEAQEVVKKQKATGLPVQVGVQAMSDDSYSSAAAAIERGVLGQVVQAQIEYVRRYDKQGPWRDPDISDNTPQPVDLDWNAWLGKAPKANWNPHHYYEWRCYSAYSGGICTDLFIHRITRIMKACKLTYPRRVVGMGGIWQWPDGRDLPDNFEMICEYPRGMTVYVLGTMSNRVPVDHLIRGYRATMYFTPTGWVVKDKDGKVLETHTKTGGEDIVPHHSNLHRNLRTGEPLNCPVELGLAGVVAVNMANESWRTSRVMGWDTANERMVPADTLDLTHSPDPKAAV, encoded by the coding sequence ATGCCGCCGATCCCTCCTGTATCGCGTCGAGATTTTCTTGCTACCAGCGGCGCCGCCACCGCGGCCGTTGCCTGGACGGCAAGTAGCTACGCGAAGATTATCGGCGCGAACGATCGCATTCGCACCGCCTTCATTGGTGCGGGCGGCATGGGAAGCGGGCATTTGGGCGCGATCAATCAGCTTAAAGAACCCGACAACGTCGAAGCCGTGGCGGTCGCCGATTGTTGGCTATCACGCGCGCAACAGGGGGCGTCTACCGTTGGCGCGCCGCACGCGATGCAGGACTATCGCAAGCTGCTGGATATCAAAGAAATCGACTACGTCACTATTGCCACGCCCGAGCATTGGCACAGCCGTATGACAATCGATGCGCTGGATTCCGGTAAAGCGGTGTACTGCGAAAAGCCCATGACGCATTCCATTCCCGAGGCACAGGAGGTCGTCAAAAAGCAAAAGGCCACGGGACTGCCCGTGCAAGTCGGCGTACAGGCCATGTCCGATGACAGCTATTCTTCGGCCGCCGCCGCGATCGAGCGCGGCGTACTGGGGCAGGTCGTGCAAGCGCAGATCGAATACGTGCGCCGCTATGACAAACAAGGCCCCTGGCGCGATCCCGATATTTCCGACAATACGCCGCAGCCGGTTGATCTCGATTGGAACGCCTGGCTTGGCAAGGCGCCCAAGGCGAACTGGAACCCGCATCATTATTATGAGTGGCGTTGCTACTCTGCCTACTCGGGCGGAATCTGCACGGACCTGTTCATTCATCGCATCACGCGAATCATGAAGGCCTGCAAGCTCACCTATCCGCGCCGCGTAGTGGGCATGGGAGGCATATGGCAGTGGCCCGATGGTCGCGACCTGCCCGACAACTTCGAGATGATCTGCGAATACCCCCGCGGCATGACAGTGTACGTGTTGGGCACGATGAGCAATCGAGTGCCGGTCGATCATCTCATCCGAGGTTACCGCGCCACGATGTATTTCACGCCTACCGGCTGGGTCGTAAAGGACAAAGATGGCAAAGTGCTCGAGACGCACACTAAGACCGGCGGTGAAGACATCGTGCCGCACCACTCGAATTTGCATCGCAACCTGCGGACGGGCGAGCCTTTGAATTGTCCGGTCGAGTTGGGCTTGGCGGGCGTCGTAGCCGTTAACATGGCCAACGAGTCGTGGCGCACGAGCCGTGTGATGGGCTGGGACACAGCTAACGAGCGGATGGTCCCGGCCGATACACTCGATTTGACTCACTCACCGGATCCCAAGGCGGCCGTATAG